The nucleotide sequence ATTTGATatcaatttaaatgtaatttattcatttaaaatcgATCTAACAATTTGATTTTATAGTAAGAATTATGTATCACATAACACGTCGTTTTAATGATTGGGtatattttaataagaaaaacaatataaaaatgggGAATCCCATGCAAagttcaaccttaccatgaccTTACCATGTTTACCAAAGATTTTTATCACACTGAtgcaatatttggtggtttgaTTACTCACGCAATGTCtttcttattttaaaatgtcttatttttctttaaagcatGATTTTCCACAGTCAGGTAAGTGTCGCCTTTAAAATTGTCACATGCATAACCATCCATATTCCTCTTTTTTGTgcattgtgcattttaattcacagaaactCTGTGACGTAATGTTGTCACATCCGTAACACAtcatttgttccttttttttatggaaaacgtgtgtacAGACTGATATTTTCTGATGTCTAGaccaatatattggtaataaatacattctctaatAGTTTATATTTCAAATTTTGACTAAAAACGGCATCCAAACTGCAAGAATTGTCCAAAAATTGATTTTCTAAAGCACTGAAACTAAATAGTAGAACGTTTCTTGCAGACTTATaatcctctcttctctctctcactcagaGAAACCGACGTCTCTAAGACATATAGGCACAATGGAGGCGGGGTTCATTTCGTTTCTCTCCCACTAGAAAGACCTCCATAATATGTTTTGTACACACATATAATGACCGTAACATTTCACCGCGGCTCCTTAGCTGACCTCGAGAGCGGGTGCACACGGTTTGCTGTAATGTGAGAGACGGAAGGTGAGGCGCAGAAGCTGCAATTCTCATCCGCTCCAACAGGAGGAGCCGTGGAGGATTCTTGCCGACAAGAAACTATTTTTAGCTCACTGACTGAATAGAGAAATGTATTTATAGAGCTTTGAGTTCTGTCGCAGAGAGGAAGCAGTAGCTGTAGGGGTTCATTGCATCAAAGCTTTGCTGACAACCAGCTCTTTTAACGGAGGGAGGAGCGATTGACAGGCGGCGCTCACGCACGGTGGACCGCAGCATCGCTGCTCTGCCTGCAGCACGGAAAAAACCCGCCATCATCAGCCCTGCCGTGACATTTGCACGTTCTCAGAGGAATAGCTGCAGTTGGGCTAAAAGCAGCCTGAGAAAAAAACCTAATGCATTTCTCCAGAATAACCCTCTGAAATAAACTCAGGCTGGTTCACGTCACGTTTCTACGTTTCTAATCTGCTGGGCATAAATAGAGCGCTCAGAGGTCAGGCGTAAAACTGCCTCCAAAGCTTCCTTCAGCTTTTGATGAATCACAACAGCAGCGACGTTCACATTTTGATGATAACGATTTGATGGGAGGTCGTTTAACATAACATTCAACTCAACAAATTAAGAATGAAACAATTTTATGAAGAATgtgacaaagaaaaataaatgggcTGATATACATAATACAGAAGATGCAGTGCGATATCGGGAGAACAGCAGGCACGTGAGGTGAACCGTTCCCCGCTGGATTCCTGGTAAAGCGATTGTGAGGATCAGATGAATAATACATGACTCTGTTTGGAAGGATTAACAACACTGAATAAGGTAACTGTCTTCACAGATGATACCCTGGCGCCTCTAGTGGACAGCATATGCAACTGCAGGCAAGCTGCAGCATCAGATCTGCCCTCTTCGATCTTTGCATGTGGGTCAAATTCTTCATCATGGAGGTTATATGAGGTCACCAACACAAGAACAATGCAGTAGTCTGAGGTGAATCTACGTGTAGGTAAAGAATAACTTGAATACACTGTAATCGTGTAAAATTAAGTCAATAAACAGCGGCCCCACTTTTTAAAAGAGTATAAATGTCCGAAAACGTGTGCTTCCTTAAAATGAATTCCGCTTGGTTTGATATCTATTGAAATGACATTCATACAGTCACACTGTTTGGGGGCTCTGTACAATCGACACTGAAGATAAAAAGTGTCCAAGATTAAAAGCATAAAATGTGATATACGGGCTTAAATCCAGTGTGAGATCCAAGTTTTAAAGCAAGCAAAGCCCATTTTTTGTAGTTAAGCAGTTAAATACACCCCGAGTTTGACATCCATCTTGTTAACACTAGTCCCAAAGCAGCCGTACTTTCCACATTACAGCCGAGTTGTGGATCCGGGTGCTTTACAGAAATCCATTAAAGCGCATCCGTTAATCACAGGTAACCGCACGTTCCTTCGATGCGATCCATGTGCAATCCACACAACACAGCTTGTCTCTCATTGGCTGAAATGATCTCTTCTGTTAACAGCCCCGGGCAAAGCTAAGATCAAGTATACGGGCGAGCGCTCCACAGTGATGCCCGAGCACCACTCCGGTTCAAACATCAGTGGAATAAAGCACCAAACAGCAGCCGTCCGCCCCCTCACGCATGAAGAGCCCTTCAGTGCTTCTCACAGCCCGTGTTTGTTTGGATGCCGGATAACAGACTCCGTATCAGCAGCCGAGCAGGTTTCATTATGGGTATTTTCCAGTGCTAGCGATATGGGAAAGTGGGCGATGTGATGAGGGAGGGCAGGACGGCGAGGTAGTTGGACGGGACGTAGCCCCTTCGGCCTCGCGCCTCCACCAGACACCACTCCTTGTTTCCACGCTTATCGTGAGGTTCCACCACCCGCACCGGCTCACCCGACTTTAGAGAAAGCTCGTGGCCGCTCCTCGCCGTGAAGTCGTAGCCTGCGTACACCTGCGGGTGCAGAAGAGAGTTTGTGTCTCTGGTTTGTATCATGAAAAAGAGACATTTCTAAACAATACAAAGAACAATGCAAGACACATTGAGCCTTTTTAAACgcacatacaaaaacaaacatcagaaaCTTTATAATCTGTTGTTTTAACTCGTAAAATCATTTTAGATGTAAATGTTAAGTGGTCTTCACTGTTACACAATGTGCTTGAGACATTTTCGAGTGTGAAGTGTGGGCTGTTTCTTTGTTAAAGCTCATTAGGGAAAGAGATCTTATGCTCAATGGGTCTTCAGGTGGGTAAAGTGCTCAGAATTGAATCAGAAAGGATAATCAGAGGCAGTCCTCCACCTTGTGGCTAAAAGCGGTAATGCTTCATAAATCAAGTTTATTAGTGGCACTTGCTAACAGGAATCACCATTACTGGGTTTTAAATAGGGTAAGAGATTTAAACAAGCCATAAGACGAAGTACTAAACATCAGTGTGTAATTGTCCCATCTGTAATACAGCAAACTGCACATCTTGTTGAAGAGAGGTGTGACACAAGCTAAGGAAAAAATCTTTTATAAAAGGAGGGATCTGAAGAAGAGTAGAGTAACATTATATTGTGGCGCAATATATCACACCAACTCTAAAACACATTAACTGTGATTTTACGTACAAcatgttacattaaaaaaatggagtaaattttaaagctgtgaaatcaatgaaatatcCAGTTTAAAGcgagtaaatgtaagtaaaaacaATGAAGTAAATCTGaataactcaaatatttctatccagattcaccaaaaatatttaagtctatatattaaaaatataatttaattaaatacttattttttcataaaataaattttaaaaaattaaatttgAGAGAAATTAACTGTTGGAGTTTTGATCGATTTTTTCATAATTAActgttgcattttgaatcaAATTTTTCCATATGTCCCACTGaaaaaatcacttaaatgactaaaacattttattaagttaacatagctgtttatttttgtgatatttaccaAGCCACCAAattatttttagagtgtagctaTGGCGATATGGTTACAATATGATGTCGGTCTCAATCCTATTGGTTGTCAACATGTGACCTGCGTCaacataattatttttgttcatttacttgcttaagaaattagttcttaaggtttacctttcttaattttacttttatgttaaaactttcagttttatttttaaacgacAGACATATTCAATTTGTAATAATTTACATAGAAATAAGGCTTGAATATTgtcaattttataacaaatgttttggagaaaaaaatctgatgaATTTCAGTTTGTGTGACCCCAAAACATTTGATTATCATATTGTGAACCAATACTTTTATGCTTACTGTAATGTGTGTTACTATGTGTATAGAGTGTTACTGATATGAGTGTTATATCTATGGAACAGAATATCACACTTCTGACATACACAACCACCTAGCAACAAActagaacaccctagcaaccaaagTGCTAAAACGACTCCAAACTAAAAAACACCTTACTCTAATTTGGAAAACACGCCGAGCTGAACCAATTCTAATGCATATAATTAATTTTTAGTGTTAAATGTCAGCTGGTTGAGATTTCTCATTAGCAGAAGACAATTTCTTCACCGTCACATTGATAAACAACCTGTAAATGTTCTTTGGAAAATCACGTTTTATTGATCCCACAATCTAATATTTCAGCTTTCCAAAAAATGATGGCAAACTGATGTGAGGCCTTGACAACCAGATCATGCTGATGAATGAATtagcgtgtatgtgtgtgtgtgtgtgtgggcggTGGTGATGGAGCACGTCAGTTCTTCTGACACCGAGAGACAGTTCATTTCTGTTCCCATTACTGAATTCACAAACGCTAGTGTCTGTGTGTTATTGATGATCATGAGATACTGCAGACCCGAGATCGATCTCAGGGTTCATTCGGTCTGACACACAAATCAGACAGAGTAACTAGGTGGCCCTTATGACCTGTCAGTCAAAGCACAAGTGCTTCTGCCCAAGTGTGTCACTCACCTGAAAACAGGGCGTGGTCGGGGTAATGACGAGCGGCTGCGCTCCGGGTGTGTACGAGTGTCTTCTGGGTCCTGGACCGGTGGGTGTTACGCTCAGATGAGGAGATGGGGGGTCAACAGTCATTTGGTGGTATCGGGTCAGCTTTGAGGCCGGCACATATCCCCTCGGGCCTGTGGAatataacacaacacaatcaAGTCTACAAATCTACTCCATTAAATGATATTGTTAAGCACCTCTGTGAAAGCAGATTTAATAGGATGTAGTTACCACGATTAACCAGCAGATGGCACTCGCAACCAAATGACTAAACTTTCAACATCAATTACTCTGgagaaaatgttattaaataaaaaggaGTGGATTGTTAACTgggtaaaaaatacaaatcaccAAAAAACATTATCTGAAAGAATCTTTTTTTAAACGAAAGCATAGCCTAATATAACACTGTaaattagttttaaaaacagaacAGACCTGAAATACATGAATAACGTAGGATCCGTTTTgtcaacacaataaaacaatttcaaTAACACTGTTTGTTTGATTAAAGCTGATTCCAGAGCAGTGTTCTTTATTTACAGTGCATTGTGACCTCTTCCAAGATGTTCCATGTGTCAACTTTACCTCCCGCATCAACCAGCCAACGTCTACGGTCTCCACGCGTGTCCATCTGACTGACGACAGCTACCAGCTCTCCCTTGTTGAGGGTCAGGTCCAGATCACGCGTGCCCACCACAGGGCCTGTCAGCTGGTAGATCTTCCCTGAGCCGTGCTTGAGGGTCAGAGCTGTCAAACGCCTTTCAGAAACAGGACTGAGTGCCTGGGATGTCACAGATATGATACAGAGAAAGCTTTTCAATTCAGGACCTCCTCAGCCACATACAGCAGCATGAATTACATTTGGAAAGAGTGCATGTATCATTTGCGGTTcatttttaaggtttatttgAAGTTTAGTGTAGAAAATGCAATTGAATGAGGAGTCAGGAAAGGTCTTCAAGCTGGAACTCAaacttaaaagggatagttcacccgcaaatgaaaatgatgtcatgatttactcaacctcaagttgtttcaaacccgtttacatttctttgttctgctgaacgcaaaagaagacattttgaagaatgtgcgaaaccaaacagttctggggcaccattgactaccatagtttcttttcctacaatggtagtcaatagtgaccCACAACTGcttggttataaacattcttttaaatatctttctttgtaaagtTCTGAAACAACTTTAGGATGAGTAAATCTAGGAACAAAGACACAAAACGTCAGCTGAAAAGGTAAAATCCTTTATATAGAAAAACTAATGAGGGCTTTAAGTGCTGGAATGTTTTGCCTCATAAACGTTCATTGCAAGCCATTGCCAAGCTTTACCAGCTGAGCTACATAAAATATTACTGCTATGATTTTGGTTTGTTGTTATAAACTGGTGGATGAGTCCACATGATTGTCGGTCATAATCAACAGCATCTGTGGCACACTGTCGAATACGACAAACATTTTTTGACTTGAATTGAACCCAACAAAAAAAAGTCCCGGAACTGAATGAGGTCCATAAAAAAACAGCAGTCAGTCACGTTGCTGGATCGCTTTGATCTGAGGAACCGAGACAGGAACATGAGAAGTACTCCAAAGATTTACATTCGTGATCTACATCCTGATCCCTGTCAGCAAACGCTCGGCTCTTCTGAAGATTACAGACTCTCTCGGTTTGATCATCCGGCCTTCTTTCTAAACTCATCACATCTGATGGCTTTATAATGGCAGACATGGTATCGATTAAAATCCGCTGCCAAGATGCCCATCAGACTCTTCTTATTATTAATGACACGTGTTGCGCCATCAGATGTAACGATGACCTACGACATCACAAATTGTGACAATGACTACAGAACACCAACACAGCtctgaaatatgaaatatgacatTGGTGCCGCCTCTACTTGTGCCATCAACAGAAGTGATTATAGTATTCATGCAACATGACATCAAAattgataaataataaatgtgtctGGTCTTCATTTGCTCAGTGTGTCAGTGCACGTTACTCAAAAGAAAATGCTTGTCATAACCAttcatcaaaatgtaataactttCTCAGTCTCATGAACAACTTTTCAGGAAAAGAGCTTGGAATGCCTTCCATTTAAAAGGCATCCCAGGATGAGTTGAACGAAAGCCAGAATCACGGCGTACAGCTGGAATTGAGGCAAACGGTGGCCGAAAgctaaaaaatatgatttaacatctatgtgaaaataataaaaaccaaTAAGCGTGTCAAACATTTGGTAGCGATTTTATTAAACCTTACTGACTAAAGAACAGATGTTTATGACCACGCATAAAACATTTACCCCGTGATATAATATATTACGCCGTTTAAAACGAATAGATGCAAAACACGAGGGCCAAATTATATCAAAGTGAATGAATGGTTGCATTTAGCTCTGGATTTATTCCATCACCGTCCACAGGCACCAACAGGCGTGGGGACGAACACGTCTCCACCCGGCAACAGACAATGGTGCGTCTCTGTGTTGGAACTGACCTGCACAATGGGAGCATTGAGCTCCTCCTGAAAACTCTGACACAGATTCTCCATCCTTCTGGAACCCTCCAGCACCGAGATCTCTGCCCACTTCCAAAACTCTCCAGCCTCCAAATAACTGTGTGGGAGCTGCCGGAAGACAATGAAGGATTCATGAACACTGCCAGCCAGCGAAAAGCTACATTTAATAACACTTTTCCAACCTCACGCTGTCTGTCATTTACAGCCACATGGCTGCAAGGAATGTTCAAATGCCACCTGATTTCCAAAGATATTTAAGTGTAACTAATATCATGAGGATCGGAAGAGTGAAAGGCATGACTGACGTGAGTAgtcaatgttaaaaatgataGCATCTGACTGGTGTGGCACCTAGACATCAAGGCGGATGTACTTTATGAGGAATTTGGAAGTTGAGTAAAAAAGTGTTAAGtgtcaaaatgtgtgtttgtttcttgtacCACCATGGCAACTTCTATTGCTCACACTGTACCTGATGGGTAAAGCTGGTGGCTAACTGCTCCATATCAACGGCCATGTCCCTCTGCAGGCAGCTGAAGGCCTCCAGTGTGGCCCACAGGATCTGCAGGGCTTTCCCGTTGAACTGAGGCAGCTCGGTCAACAGCAGAGTGTTCATGGTCTTGTAGGTGTTGGCTATGGCCTGTTCCTCATAGGTCAGGCTGCTCTTCTCCTCGATCTGCTCGTAGTCCAGCAGCTTGTCTTGACGCTTGCGAATGATGTTGCGCGGCCCCGCCGTCAGCTCCCGCAGCGAGCTCAAGGGCTTGAGGACTAGAGTCTTCAAACGCTCCTCCTAAATGAAACGGTCATAGTGGAGAAAAAATTGAGAGGTACGGTAGGTATGATGCATGGAGTTTTTCCAGCAGGATTGGTTCCAGCAGGGCTAGACATTGATGAATGGGGAAAACCAAAGTAAAGAGCTGGGGGATCTTGAGAAATACAATGACTAAAGTCTGGAACACTATTTATTTTGACACAAGGGAACAAGTCTCAACACATACAGTTGTGTACTGAACCTGTACCTGACTGTtagtgacaaaaaaaatcagtgcAGAAATGATGGAgaaaattattacattattattatatcatttattatacagtgttgggtgtaactagttactaagtaattagttgctgtaatttaaatacttttcccttgaaaaagtaaagttagggattccttttattttttacagttacttttgatgtaattcaagtaaatactttgtgtaatatatgtgtgtgcaatagtggaattgacatcaaaaatgaaagtctaactttaaaatccgtacaattctcacatttgtaatacgttggcaagttaataatactactttatgtagttttatattatttatttgaatgaattaaaagagccgtttcatgtctatccttgaatcacccaactaatcaaggttgatgtagaaagtaattagtaataagtaattaaatactttttcagagtaacttacccaacactgcccaGGACAACAAAATAAATGGACTTATGAGACCTACTCAAGTCTATAACACGATCCCAATACTTTTTGCCAAGTGGCAGAAGAGAAAACACGTCtacatttaactttttaacattttcacttGAAAGACTTTATAAACCACACAACCAAATCTTTATCACTAACAATAATGAACGCTTCGGTCATCTATAAAAAGGCTTACATATGTAGGGTATATCCACTGTCTGAGTGCCACTGTGATTTCTTTGGAGAACAGGGCGGCTTTCTCGCCTTCCAGATCAAGATCCGCTTCCTCTGGTCTGCAGCTGAGGAACCTCTGTTCACAGAAACACaactaagattaataataaATCTTTACAAACATAAATTATACATTCTCTTATAGATTCCTTTCATTCACCAGCTTGAATAACAATAGAAAATGCGTAAGAAGTTGATCTCAGGGCGTGCTGGCTTCGTATTGAGGGAACACCAAAACAACTGAGAACATTGACACTTTGTGAATATGTAACTGGTCAATATGATCCACAATAGTACATTTAAGACAAAAAGGAATTATTTCTTTACAAACCTGTAGATGGTAAAGGTAGGCCACCATGTTATCATGGAGCTCCGAGATGCACTTTTCCAGTACAAAGAAGAAGCCAGCAAGGGCATCAAATTCTTCATCCTTCACCTatgacacaataaaaaaaatcacagtattaGTATAACAGAGGAGGTTCTCTCATTTATATTCTGtcatcaaaacacaaaagacagaaTATTAGGGACTGATTGACtcggtcaccattcacttttattgcatCCTTTTTCAtgcaatggaagtgaatggtgaccgaGTTTGTAAGACCTTAACAATTAGCTTTCTTTCTGTTCTACACTAAAATGAAACCCAGACAACTTGCGGGTAAagtaaatcatgacaaaattatcatttttgaatgaaataaGTCAACTGTAGAaacatattttactgtatataaaaatggTGAAATAAGAACACAGTGGCATTCTCTTCTAGTACACAGTTTACATGAAGTGTTTTTCTTGGGTGTAGTCTTGCTTAATGGCACGGTTACCTTTGCCACCATTCCTGTCTCGTGCTTTATGTACTGGCTGAACCGAGCTGTCTTTTTGGCAATGCTGTGGCCACTCAGCCGATTGATCTTGTCCCTGATTGTCAAGTTTTCTGTCTTCTTATACTTATCAGCTTTAAAACACAGAATGACAAATCAACACAATTCAATGCACATCAGAGCTAAAGCACATTATTGCACACGTGTGTACATCCTGTTCTTATTCATGTCCTCACCCACTTCACGGAAGCGTTTATATTCATTGATCCTGCAGTTGATCTGGACAGCGGTGCGAGCGGTGTGCTCCAGGACGGAGTAAGCAGGGTGTCTGGGGTCTGTGTGTTTCTGCATGGTCTGTAACAGCAGGGGATAGCGAGCGATTCTCTGAACCGGCATCACCAGGAAGAAACTCAGCGTGGATGCGTTCACTTCCGGCCTGAAGACAGAAAAGATCAGgggtaaaaaacaaaacaaaatgttagtTACACTGACTCTCTCTCTATAGTGTTCAATTGTCAAATAACCAGAACTGGTGGTACAAATACAGAAtcagatatttaaaaatattttgaaatggaCAGTTCTGACTGGACAACaacccttaaagtgatagttcacccaaaaacgtcattatttgctcaccctcatgtcatttcacacctgtataaatgactttgttctgatgaatacagagaaagatatttggaagaatgttagcaattttcaattctgtgacatcattgactgccatagtaggtcAAATTAAATGGTattcaaaggtgccccagaactgtttgttttcctaaattctttaaaatatctcactttgcgttcaacagaaaaaaaaaacaatctttttttcctactatggtagtggatgatgtcacagaactgaaaattgctaacattcttacaaatatctttgcgtttaacagaacaaagaaatgtatacaggtttaaaacaacctgagggtgagcaaatgatgacagaattttcatttgtgactGCACAAACCCTTTAAGCCTTAAATAGTTTACTGCCTTAATAATTCTAGGAAAACCTGATATTATTTATGAACTTACGCAGATGACTTGATGATGTTAACCATCTCGGCCCACAGGGACTCCTTCTGTTTGTAGCTGTTCTCCAGAGCGGTGATGTTATTGTAGTTGGCCAGATACTCTTTATAAGCCATCTCTATGTCTCGAGACAGGCTCAGAAAAGAGTCGCCTGAGAAGAGAAAAAATGAGCTCCTTTATAATATGGATGAAAATCCCACaaattcttgcatcatttaTCTGTAAAACTTTGCTCAGTGGACCAGCTACTATAAGTGAGATTTGAAATTTTTGCTGAAAAatttgttgatttaaaaaaaatgcttttcaacAATCTTGACCTCACACAAACTTTTCATATAAACTACAGCATGATTTCAAGTGTAATCCTGTAATTCTTGTAACGCAGGTTTTGGATTCTTCAGGAGTAAAAATATTTCGCTGACTTGACGAGTGGGTGTGACACGTGAACGTCTGGAGAGGAAACCGAAAGTGAACCTGACATTCCAATCTGCCCAGCTGTACTCACAAAGGATTTCCAGGTATTTTGGGTTGCTGTGCTGTATCTGTGcctggtcgagaaggctcaggAGTCTGCTGGAAACATCCATCACTTCATCTATGTGCTGGAACATACCGTCCAAGTTTGGAGGAGAAGGCTACAAGGCAAATATTCCGTTATATAATAAAACTACATAAtgttcattaaaaatgtattgaacCTCTCAAATAAGAGGAAGAAGAGTTCTTTAGATTTTGCAATGCAGCAAAATCATAAATTTGCACAGAAacgcatttaaataaatctttaagTAGGAACTTTACAACCTCTTCAATaaatacagccattaatgtaatatttaacaGCCTTTTTCAGTTTAGAGGCCGTGTGTGAACAGTTTGTGAAAAGTGTGTGAAacttacatttaacttttcattAATTGTTTATGGCAGATGCTTTTTATCCAAAGTTACTCACACCAGCTATTAGTgttgttccctgggaatcacaCCCATGACCTTTTTATTGCTAATTCAATGCTCTACCAAGTAAACTATAGGAACAAATGAAACGTATTAAAAAACAGTGTTTACCAATTTTACATGTTCACAAAAGCACAATACGTGAGGCTTGATGTAGCTCAACAGGTGGACAGTGTTAGCAACGCCAAAGTcgagtttgattcccagggaatgcACAAGCCGATGTACTTAAAATACATCACAAGTCACTTTGTATGACATCACCGATAAAGGTGGAAtataaaattttgttttttgccCCGAAATAAAGTGTCTGTTTCTTCTCATACTCTAATACAATCATACTCGTGCCGTTGCTGTCGCTTCACTCCACACTCACATACTTTGTAAAAATGAATTGGAACATTGATAGTAAATGTGAACAATCGGTAATgagaacaacaaaacaaattttttGGTGGTGATGTATAAAATGAAACATCCCCAGGTCTGTTAAAGCACAGAATGTGCTGGCAAAATTAATCCATCAATTTTACTGCTAAGCTTCGTACGTAAAAGTGCATATGCGGGTACCTGTAGTTTCCGCAGGTTGCTGTGAATGGTGACCGTGCAAAGCTGCAGATTTTTCAGGTAGTTTCGCTCCGTGTGCACCAGCTCCTCTATCGCCATGAGCTGTCTCTGAGCTGCCCTCTCTCTGGCAGCTGCCTCTTCTGCGGCGGCTCGTGCcttcctctcctcctcctcctcctcctcctccgcaGGCGCTCCAACAGTGTCATCCATCTCTTTAGCTTCTTCTCCGTTCTCCTCCTCTAATGTCAGTATCACCTTTGCCTTTAGGGAATTTGCCATAGCGGAGCTGTCCAAGATGCAGAGAAGGTTAGACTGCAATATTGGCACGAACATACAGGtccaacacacaaaaaacaaatcgACAAAATTGTCACTGTGCATAGATGCAGATTAAATTCCCTTTAATAATGCCGGATTAACACACACCGTTTTAAACTCATTCATCACAACAGAAAAGACACAAACTGATCCCCAATCAAGCTCTTCCTTCAAGAACTTGTTCACACATAGGCCAGACCCTTCTGTCACACATTTACAAGACCACCCATAAAGGAGAAGTAATCACCCTTAAGGACCAAGTGCTTTGCATTGTTTGCTGCCCGGGGGAGGTGGAACACCATGTGTCCGAAGAACCTCTTCGCTTTTACAAAGATGTTACTGAAGTCGTACATAACTTCATAAAGACCTCCAGAGGAACATtaacaacaaaaccaaacagcGATCAACATCCAGATAATGACATTTCTGCAAGCACTAAAGATAACCAAAGGTTTATTGCACATCACCCACACAATCTTTGACAATCCCAGCTACACCCTCACGCAAATCACACAGTAAGCGCAACACATAAACAACGGTAAGCAAAAACCTCACCACATCCTCAACCTTTATTACAGAAATCGACTTGCTTCTAACAAGTGCTCAGGGCCAACGCGCTCCAGCAGAAAACCGCAAACTCAGCAAGCAGCGCGGAGCTCACGCTGGCTGACGGAGAGAGCTGTAATAGTGGTGCACTGCAGTACGACAAACCCCTACTTAAGAAAAAGTGCAGAAATGACAGGTTTACAGTGACGCACCAAGCCCAAAACACAACTGAAGTGCGTGATTACCTTTATAGACGGAGAAGGACTAATCCCGGGTGTCACTCGTGCTGGAAAACCGAGGTGTGGGTCTGGGCAAAGCCTGGCACATACTCTCAGACTAGTGTAAGTTTG is from Triplophysa rosa linkage group LG13, Trosa_1v2, whole genome shotgun sequence and encodes:
- the arhgef37 gene encoding rho guanine nucleotide exchange factor 37 isoform X2, translated to MANSLKAKVILTLEEENGEEAKEMDDTVGAPAEEEEEEEERKARAAAEEAAARERAAQRQLMAIEELVHTERNYLKNLQLCTVTIHSNLRKLQPSPPNLDGMFQHIDEVMDVSSRLLSLLDQAQIQHSNPKYLEILCDSFLSLSRDIEMAYKEYLANYNNITALENSYKQKESLWAEMVNIIKSSAPEVNASTLSFFLVMPVQRIARYPLLLQTMQKHTDPRHPAYSVLEHTARTAVQINCRINEYKRFREVADKYKKTENLTIRDKINRLSGHSIAKKTARFSQYIKHETGMVAKVKDEEFDALAGFFFVLEKCISELHDNMVAYLYHLQRFLSCRPEEADLDLEGEKAALFSKEITVALRQWIYPTYEERLKTLVLKPLSSLRELTAGPRNIIRKRQDKLLDYEQIEEKSSLTYEEQAIANTYKTMNTLLLTELPQFNGKALQILWATLEAFSCLQRDMAVDMEQLATSFTHQLPHSYLEAGEFWKWAEISVLEGSRRMENLCQSFQEELNAPIVQALSPVSERRLTALTLKHGSGKIYQLTGPVVGTRDLDLTLNKGELVAVVSQMDTRGDRRRWLVDAGGPRGYVPASKLTRYHQMTVDPPSPHLSVTPTGPGPRRHSYTPGAQPLVITPTTPCFQVYAGYDFTARSGHELSLKSGEPVRVVEPHDKRGNKEWCLVEARGRRGYVPSNYLAVLPSLITSPTFPYR
- the arhgef37 gene encoding rho guanine nucleotide exchange factor 37 isoform X1, encoding MHSDNFVDLFFVCWTCMFVPILQSNLLCILDSSAMANSLKAKVILTLEEENGEEAKEMDDTVGAPAEEEEEEEERKARAAAEEAAARERAAQRQLMAIEELVHTERNYLKNLQLCTVTIHSNLRKLQPSPPNLDGMFQHIDEVMDVSSRLLSLLDQAQIQHSNPKYLEILCDSFLSLSRDIEMAYKEYLANYNNITALENSYKQKESLWAEMVNIIKSSAPEVNASTLSFFLVMPVQRIARYPLLLQTMQKHTDPRHPAYSVLEHTARTAVQINCRINEYKRFREVADKYKKTENLTIRDKINRLSGHSIAKKTARFSQYIKHETGMVAKVKDEEFDALAGFFFVLEKCISELHDNMVAYLYHLQRFLSCRPEEADLDLEGEKAALFSKEITVALRQWIYPTYEERLKTLVLKPLSSLRELTAGPRNIIRKRQDKLLDYEQIEEKSSLTYEEQAIANTYKTMNTLLLTELPQFNGKALQILWATLEAFSCLQRDMAVDMEQLATSFTHQLPHSYLEAGEFWKWAEISVLEGSRRMENLCQSFQEELNAPIVQALSPVSERRLTALTLKHGSGKIYQLTGPVVGTRDLDLTLNKGELVAVVSQMDTRGDRRRWLVDAGGPRGYVPASKLTRYHQMTVDPPSPHLSVTPTGPGPRRHSYTPGAQPLVITPTTPCFQVYAGYDFTARSGHELSLKSGEPVRVVEPHDKRGNKEWCLVEARGRRGYVPSNYLAVLPSLITSPTFPYR